Proteins found in one Mucilaginibacter gracilis genomic segment:
- a CDS encoding sensor histidine kinase — MEAAEENDLSAEDFIALIPQLKDQSKATLEILDKLLIWGKSQLKGTKYNRSVFNAKEMILKNVELYKNPALQKMIKVTDETPNEISIFGDSTQVDFIIRNLLANAIKYTQRGGEIRFSASLNQPAGFNAIHVQDNGVGIAKGAQQLIFERNNQSQEGTAQEKGNSIGLMLCKEFSEANGGKIELESELGRGTR; from the coding sequence ATGGAAGCAGCGGAGGAAAACGATTTATCCGCTGAAGACTTTATCGCTTTGATACCCCAGTTAAAAGATCAGAGTAAAGCTACCCTAGAGATCCTGGATAAACTCCTGATCTGGGGAAAATCACAGTTAAAAGGAACCAAATACAACCGTTCTGTTTTTAATGCCAAAGAAATGATCTTGAAAAATGTCGAACTTTACAAGAACCCTGCCTTGCAGAAGATGATCAAGGTAACTGATGAAACGCCTAATGAGATAAGCATCTTTGGGGACAGTACGCAGGTAGATTTTATTATCCGGAATTTACTGGCTAATGCGATCAAATACACTCAACGTGGTGGCGAAATCAGGTTCTCGGCCAGCTTGAACCAGCCAGCCGGATTTAATGCGATCCATGTGCAAGATAATGGCGTGGGCATTGCAAAGGGCGCACAGCAGCTTATTTTTGAAAGGAATAATCAAAGCCAGGAAGGCACTGCCCAAGAAAAGGGGAATAGCATTGGCCTGATGTTATGCAAGGAATTCTCGGAAGCCAATGGCGGAAAGATCGAATTAGAAAGTGAATTAGGCCGCGGCACGCGGTAG
- a CDS encoding TonB-dependent receptor, which produces MKFLYTFLILLFTLPAIGQTIKGNIISSDGEPLSNISVKLEGTSNGTRTEENGDFVLRNIKPGTYTLIASGIGYTASKQNLIVISGKNNFLTLELNKATQQLSEVVIGSRKNRQRDKASSITSKLPLSNIENPQVINTVSNQVITEQAATDLNSIVKNIPGVVKGWSSVSAYYTSRGFNTRNYIRNGVAGYVTADMDMANVEQLVAVKGPSGTLFGSTLVSFGGLLNRITKKPFDTTHVEIGYQAGSYDLNRFTADINTPLNKDKTVLLRVNAAQHYEGSFQDAGFIRSTFIAPSLFYKASDRLSFSLDAEFYNRESTSLPQITPVGPIQAGSTKTWASNPSQLPLEYKRSYGNNSVTLKDPNRSIYGQVNYKISDQWTSQTNLIRTSAENTDNYLTFTLLKGDSSLVRNVSNYPTSLFTISQVQQNFIGDFSIGKVRNRLVVGLEFYQNASAFSSNALNGRAGRKAFDTLSIKHAMPNYELISPASIANKLNGLAATYSSSKLNTYAAYASDVVNITDRLSAMLSLRVDRFNNSGTTNITTNVTTGNYDQMAFAPKFGLVYQVVKDRVSLFGNYNNGFQNVAPTTQPDGTISTFKPQYANQLEGGIKAELAHDLLSATVSYYSIKVENTLRPDVTRPTFTVQEGSQFSKGVEIDLYSRPITGLLINAGFAYNDSQLTSADGTVNGLRPVNSGPDKTVNFYASYSLPFSDLQGLGVGFGGNYASRNLIVNNTTNGQFYLNSYTLLNSAVFYNRPRYRFGLNVDNLANKQFYNGGFGTITPGMLRRYIATLTLKF; this is translated from the coding sequence ATGAAATTTTTATATACTTTTTTAATCTTATTATTTACTTTACCCGCCATTGGGCAAACCATTAAAGGCAACATAATATCCTCTGATGGAGAGCCTTTAAGCAATATCAGCGTTAAACTGGAAGGAACCAGTAACGGCACCCGAACCGAAGAGAACGGAGATTTTGTATTGCGTAATATCAAACCGGGCACTTATACCCTAATTGCTTCAGGCATCGGCTACACCGCCAGCAAACAAAACCTGATCGTAATTTCCGGGAAGAATAATTTTCTAACCCTTGAACTGAACAAGGCCACGCAGCAGCTTTCGGAAGTTGTTATCGGTAGCCGCAAGAACCGCCAGCGGGATAAGGCCAGCAGCATTACTTCAAAGTTGCCCTTGAGCAATATTGAGAATCCGCAGGTCATCAATACCGTCTCAAATCAGGTCATCACCGAGCAGGCTGCTACCGACCTGAACAGCATCGTCAAAAACATTCCCGGTGTGGTGAAAGGCTGGTCATCGGTATCAGCATATTATACGAGCCGTGGGTTTAATACCCGTAATTATATCCGTAACGGGGTGGCAGGCTACGTAACCGCCGATATGGACATGGCCAACGTCGAGCAATTGGTTGCCGTAAAAGGCCCATCAGGGACTTTATTCGGTAGTACTTTGGTTTCTTTTGGTGGCTTACTCAACCGCATTACTAAAAAGCCTTTTGATACGACCCATGTGGAGATCGGCTACCAGGCAGGCAGCTATGACCTGAACCGTTTTACAGCCGATATCAATACGCCGCTGAACAAGGACAAAACGGTCTTATTACGCGTAAACGCTGCCCAGCATTACGAGGGTAGTTTCCAGGATGCAGGATTTATCCGCAGCACCTTTATCGCACCAAGCCTTTTTTATAAAGCCAGCGACCGCCTGAGCTTTTCGCTCGACGCGGAGTTTTATAACCGTGAGAGCACTTCTTTACCGCAGATCACACCAGTCGGCCCGATCCAGGCAGGTTCAACTAAAACATGGGCCAGTAACCCGTCACAATTGCCTTTGGAATACAAGCGTTCTTATGGCAATAACAGCGTAACGCTGAAAGATCCGAACCGCAGCATCTACGGACAGGTGAATTATAAAATCAGTGACCAGTGGACTTCTCAAACTAACCTGATCCGTACCAGCGCGGAGAACACAGACAACTACTTAACTTTTACGCTGCTGAAAGGTGACAGTTCCTTAGTGCGCAATGTGTCCAATTATCCGACCAGCTTGTTTACCATCAGCCAGGTTCAGCAAAACTTTATCGGCGATTTTAGTATCGGCAAGGTTCGTAACCGCCTGGTCGTTGGTTTAGAGTTCTATCAGAATGCATCCGCCTTTTCATCCAATGCCCTGAATGGCAGAGCTGGCCGGAAAGCGTTTGACACGTTAAGCATCAAGCATGCGATGCCGAATTATGAACTGATCAGCCCGGCAAGTATTGCTAATAAACTGAACGGCCTTGCCGCAACGTATTCCTCATCAAAACTGAATACCTACGCGGCCTATGCTTCGGATGTAGTAAATATTACTGACCGCTTATCGGCTATGCTTAGTCTAAGGGTTGACCGTTTCAATAATAGCGGAACAACCAATATAACGACTAACGTAACCACCGGCAATTATGACCAGATGGCTTTCGCGCCGAAGTTTGGCTTAGTTTACCAAGTCGTGAAAGACCGGGTATCCCTGTTTGGAAACTACAATAACGGATTTCAGAATGTGGCACCGACAACCCAGCCGGACGGAACCATTTCAACGTTCAAACCGCAGTATGCAAATCAGCTCGAAGGCGGTATCAAAGCGGAACTGGCGCATGACCTGTTAAGTGCTACCGTCAGCTATTACAGCATCAAGGTAGAAAACACGTTAAGGCCGGACGTAACCCGCCCGACCTTTACCGTACAGGAAGGTTCGCAATTCAGCAAAGGCGTGGAAATAGACCTGTATTCAAGGCCCATAACGGGCTTATTGATCAATGCAGGGTTTGCTTACAACGACAGCCAGTTAACTTCTGCCGATGGTACGGTGAATGGGTTACGTCCCGTTAATTCAGGGCCGGATAAAACGGTTAACTTTTACGCCAGTTACAGCCTACCGTTCTCAGACCTGCAAGGTTTGGGTGTTGGCTTTGGCGGTAACTATGCCAGCCGTAACCTGATCGTCAATAACACCACCAACGGGCAATTTTACCTGAACAGCTATACGCTGCTTAACAGCGCCGTGTTTTATAACCGTCCGCGCTACCGTTTTGGCCTTAATGTAGATAACCTGGCGAACAAGCAATTCTACAACGGCGGCTTCGGTACGATCACGCCGGGTATGCTGCGCAGGTATATCGCCACTTTAACCCTTAAATTTTAA
- a CDS encoding response regulator transcription factor, protein MNNLSSYAELCSQMLDQTFAAPPQEGALLAQYQQMVKAYVHVENSVAVLSDLKADCSYIYAGNFGLFWGLPSNDFVIDSAFEELIFNKIHPDDLMERHVFELRYFQFQKELPIDERVKYSTISRLRAKDPQGKYVFITHRTIYQKSFSDGSIWLATCIYSPSADQQPHPGIAGKIINNETGDIVSSDIYRDYDKSLLSRRELELLTLVARGLISKTIADNLHISINTVHRHRQNIIRKMKVVNITEAVKTAFLMGIIS, encoded by the coding sequence ATGAACAACCTATCCTCTTATGCCGAGCTCTGTTCCCAAATGCTGGATCAAACATTTGCGGCTCCCCCGCAAGAGGGGGCTTTACTGGCGCAATACCAGCAAATGGTCAAAGCTTATGTACATGTAGAGAATAGCGTAGCTGTTCTTTCTGACCTGAAAGCAGACTGCAGCTATATTTATGCCGGAAACTTCGGCTTGTTTTGGGGGTTGCCATCAAACGACTTTGTGATCGATTCCGCTTTTGAAGAGCTGATCTTTAATAAGATCCATCCGGATGACTTAATGGAGCGGCATGTTTTCGAACTGCGTTATTTTCAGTTTCAAAAAGAACTGCCGATCGATGAACGTGTAAAATACAGCACGATCAGCCGACTCAGGGCAAAAGACCCGCAGGGCAAATATGTTTTTATTACGCACCGGACCATTTATCAGAAGAGTTTTTCGGATGGCAGTATCTGGCTGGCTACCTGTATTTACTCACCATCGGCAGATCAGCAACCACATCCGGGTATAGCAGGGAAAATTATCAATAACGAAACCGGTGACATCGTTAGCAGCGATATCTACCGGGACTACGACAAAAGCCTGCTTAGCAGGCGGGAACTTGAACTGCTTACACTTGTTGCACGGGGCCTGATCAGTAAAACAATTGCAGACAATCTGCATATCTCAATAAATACGGTCCATCGCCACCGGCAAAACATCATCAGGAAAATGAAAGTGGTGAATATCACGGAAGCGGTAAAAACGGCTTTCCTGATGGGGATAATCAGCTAA
- a CDS encoding tetratricopeptide repeat protein — protein sequence MKTKILLLLCLFGSFQMMAQNKLPSLLVKLKKAPADTIKALIIQSITEYYRNIKPDSAGIYARQGLQLSEKLNFVYGKAAFSRFLAELDLNEGKMDAAKQKFGTAMILFEQTGRKKDIASVHNGLGAWAIKQGDYPEATKQFLTALKTFEAARDNAGAAYEKLGNFKAAARLESEALVLIRERHLKEYEINTLISLASVLSRDKPDSSRLLLNQVLRISREINQRYLMMEVYQGMVDLYKQQGKYKEAEYTLERKIKLQDSLFTLKKAKDIAGLQSYYDLANATIKLQRSEINNQQMRNHRNVILAAGVTLVFITLTLIMFYLKMRNLNRQLLKRKDILRQQKEALD from the coding sequence ATGAAAACAAAAATACTTCTGCTACTGTGCCTTTTCGGCAGCTTTCAAATGATGGCGCAAAACAAGCTTCCTTCATTATTGGTAAAGCTGAAAAAAGCACCGGCAGACACCATTAAAGCGCTAATTATCCAATCCATTACGGAATATTACAGGAATATTAAACCGGATTCAGCAGGGATTTACGCACGCCAGGGATTGCAACTTTCTGAAAAATTAAATTTTGTTTACGGTAAAGCTGCATTCAGCCGTTTTTTAGCGGAGCTGGACCTCAACGAGGGAAAGATGGACGCAGCGAAGCAAAAATTCGGTACTGCCATGATCTTGTTTGAGCAAACCGGGCGAAAAAAGGATATCGCCTCGGTCCATAACGGACTCGGGGCCTGGGCGATCAAACAGGGAGACTACCCCGAGGCAACAAAGCAATTTTTAACGGCTTTAAAGACTTTCGAGGCAGCCAGGGACAATGCGGGGGCCGCTTATGAAAAGTTAGGGAATTTTAAAGCCGCGGCCAGGCTGGAAAGCGAAGCACTGGTACTGATCCGGGAACGTCACTTGAAGGAGTACGAAATTAACACGCTGATCAGCCTGGCCTCGGTATTAAGCAGGGACAAGCCGGACAGCAGCAGGCTTTTGTTGAACCAGGTCCTTAGGATCAGCCGGGAGATCAACCAACGTTACCTGATGATGGAAGTTTATCAAGGGATGGTCGATCTCTATAAACAACAAGGAAAGTATAAGGAAGCTGAATATACGCTGGAAAGGAAGATCAAGTTACAGGATAGCCTCTTTACCTTGAAAAAAGCCAAAGATATCGCAGGCTTGCAATCTTACTATGACCTGGCCAATGCAACGATAAAGTTGCAGCGGTCTGAGATAAACAACCAGCAGATGCGCAATCACCGAAATGTTATACTGGCCGCTGGAGTGACCTTGGTATTCATTACGTTAACCTTAATTATGTTTTACCTGAAGATGCGTAATTTAAACCGGCAACTGTTGAAACGTAAAGACATTTTAAGGCAGCAAAAGGAAGCGCTCGATTAG